A window of the Haloarcula litorea genome harbors these coding sequences:
- a CDS encoding DnaJ domain-containing protein, whose protein sequence is MTRTFYDVLGVSEDATTEEIEAAYRERLKESHPDVSDAADARESTKRIVAARDVLVDEAERERYDRIGHAAYVGDTSAGARDGETNSNPAEAARRAGYGRESDERTGGENGGTRERDGRGRARERRRRERRASERVRDADTGGEGTSEPTGPDSTGEAATDAGAAATSGPRGDTSTVGGYASGGESPAWAASATYSVRDSAGPDRDIRRLVPTGRELTLLGITFALYPVLLLSAVLPAFPVVVNAIVAGCALLVVGYLQSMPRIAILAFGGWSVLTPLVLLWLNVGLLSLVGVIALCGTWLPFGFSLLTAAVLAR, encoded by the coding sequence ATGACACGGACCTTCTACGACGTGCTCGGCGTCTCGGAGGACGCGACGACCGAGGAGATCGAGGCGGCCTACCGGGAGCGACTGAAGGAGTCCCACCCGGACGTCAGCGACGCGGCGGACGCACGGGAGTCGACCAAGCGGATCGTGGCGGCCCGCGACGTCCTCGTCGACGAGGCCGAACGCGAGCGGTACGACCGCATCGGCCACGCGGCTTACGTCGGCGACACGTCCGCGGGCGCTCGTGACGGCGAGACGAACAGCAACCCGGCCGAGGCCGCGCGCCGGGCCGGCTACGGCCGCGAGAGCGACGAGCGGACCGGCGGCGAGAACGGCGGCACGCGGGAGCGTGACGGGCGAGGGCGCGCCCGGGAGCGCCGCCGGCGGGAGCGCCGCGCCAGCGAGCGCGTTCGCGACGCGGACACCGGCGGCGAGGGGACGAGCGAGCCGACGGGACCGGACTCCACCGGGGAGGCTGCGACCGACGCCGGTGCCGCGGCGACGAGCGGCCCGCGCGGCGACACGTCGACGGTCGGCGGCTACGCGTCCGGCGGGGAGTCACCGGCCTGGGCCGCCTCCGCGACGTACTCGGTCCGCGACTCCGCCGGCCCCGACCGGGACATCCGTCGTCTCGTCCCGACGGGGCGCGAACTGACGCTGCTCGGCATCACGTTCGCGCTGTACCCCGTGTTGTTGCTCTCCGCCGTGTTGCCCGCGTTCCCGGTCGTCGTCAACGCGATCGTCGCCGGGTGTGCCCTGCTCGTCGTCGGCTACCTCCAGTCGATGCCGCGCATCGCCATCCTCGCGTTCGGCGGGTGGAGCGTGCTGACGCCGCTCGTCTTGCTGTGGCTGAACGTCGGGCTGCTGTCGCTGGTCGGCGTGATCGCGCTGTGTGGCACGTGGCTCCCGTTCGGGTTCTCCCTGCTGACCGCCGCCGTCCTCGCCCGGTAG
- the menD gene encoding 2-succinyl-5-enolpyruvyl-6-hydroxy-3-cyclohexene-1-carboxylic-acid synthase, whose amino-acid sequence MGYPNANTLWAETLVAELVAGGVDAVCVSPGSRSTPLTVAVAEHPAVTVYSHLDERSSAFFALGRARRTGEPTPLICTSGTAAANFHPAVIEASQAGVPMLLLTADRPPELTDSGANQTVDQEKLYGDAVRWYRDLPEPEAEPRKVRMLRTTAARGLAAATGADPGPVHLNCRFRKPLEPTVEVDGDEPEGVPDDWADGDAPAAEGRDGPFVRTARGRSELAAGDVARVARAVERADRGLVVAGPAHDGLSADALATLADATGFPVLADPLSDLRFGRHVEAVDPPVCGGYDAYLGSSATEPWPDPEVVLRFGASPTSKPLRHYLRDAAGRQFVVDPRGGWPEAEFTATDLLVADEDATARAVAERVTAPGSTAWRERFEAAERAHWSTVESALDGPYWEGGVLADVAALAPDPATAFVANSMAVRDLDRFGRPRTADLTVLGNRGASGIDGITSTALGAGSATDDPLVLVTGDLAYYHDMNGLLALERCGVDATVVLVNNDGGGIFHRLPIEDHPTFEEQFRTPHGLDFAPTGDIYDLAFRRATDREAFTEAFTASVSGEGTQVVEVPFDAGASHDRRDAVTADSRDAVGDR is encoded by the coding sequence GCTCGTCGGCCTTCTTCGCGCTGGGCCGGGCGCGCCGGACCGGCGAGCCGACGCCGCTGATCTGTACCTCCGGGACGGCGGCGGCGAACTTCCACCCCGCCGTGATCGAGGCGAGCCAGGCGGGCGTGCCGATGCTCCTGCTGACGGCCGACCGACCGCCGGAGCTGACCGACAGCGGTGCGAACCAGACCGTCGACCAGGAGAAGCTGTACGGCGACGCCGTCCGGTGGTACCGCGACCTGCCGGAACCGGAGGCAGAGCCGCGGAAGGTGCGGATGCTCCGGACGACGGCGGCGCGCGGGCTCGCCGCCGCCACCGGGGCCGACCCCGGACCGGTCCACCTCAACTGCCGGTTCCGCAAGCCGCTGGAGCCGACGGTCGAGGTGGACGGCGACGAACCGGAGGGGGTCCCCGACGACTGGGCCGACGGCGACGCGCCGGCCGCCGAGGGCCGGGACGGGCCGTTCGTCCGGACGGCACGGGGGCGGAGCGAACTCGCTGCCGGCGACGTGGCGCGGGTGGCCCGCGCCGTCGAGCGCGCCGACCGGGGCCTCGTCGTCGCCGGCCCCGCACACGACGGTCTCTCGGCCGACGCGCTCGCGACGCTCGCCGACGCCACCGGCTTCCCGGTGCTGGCGGACCCGCTCTCGGACCTGCGGTTCGGCCGCCACGTCGAGGCTGTCGACCCGCCGGTGTGTGGCGGCTACGACGCGTACCTCGGGAGTTCGGCGACCGAACCCTGGCCGGACCCCGAGGTCGTGCTCCGGTTCGGCGCGTCGCCCACCTCGAAGCCGCTCCGACACTACCTGCGTGACGCCGCCGGCCGGCAGTTCGTCGTCGACCCTCGCGGCGGCTGGCCGGAGGCGGAGTTCACGGCGACGGACCTGCTGGTCGCCGACGAGGACGCCACCGCGCGGGCGGTCGCCGAGCGCGTCACGGCTCCCGGCTCGACCGCCTGGCGAGAGCGGTTCGAGGCCGCCGAGCGAGCACACTGGTCGACCGTCGAATCGGCGCTCGACGGCCCGTACTGGGAGGGCGGCGTCCTCGCGGACGTGGCCGCGCTCGCGCCCGACCCGGCGACGGCGTTCGTCGCCAACAGTATGGCGGTCCGCGACCTCGACCGCTTCGGGCGGCCGCGCACGGCCGACCTGACGGTGCTCGGGAACCGCGGGGCCAGCGGCATCGACGGCATCACCTCGACGGCGCTGGGGGCCGGCAGCGCGACGGACGACCCGCTCGTCCTCGTGACCGGCGACCTGGCGTACTACCACGACATGAACGGCCTGCTGGCGCTGGAGCGGTGCGGCGTCGACGCGACGGTGGTGCTGGTGAACAACGACGGCGGCGGCATCTTCCACCGCCTCCCCATCGAGGACCACCCGACCTTCGAGGAGCAGTTCCGGACGCCACACGGCCTCGACTTCGCGCCGACGGGCGACATCTACGACCTCGCGTTCCGGCGCGCGACGGACCGCGAGGCGTTCACCGAGGCGTTCACGGCGTCTGTGAGCGGCGAGGGCACCCAGGTCGTCGAGGTGCCGTTCGACGCCGGCGCGAGCCACGACCGGCGCGACGCCGTGACCGCCGACAGCAGGGACGCCGTCGGCGACCGCTGA